In Erigeron canadensis isolate Cc75 chromosome 8, C_canadensis_v1, whole genome shotgun sequence, the DNA window TATTTGATCGAACAAATTCCTAAAATATTACTTTCTCCACATCATGAATCTCATTAACTATATCAAATTACTTCAAAAGTTAGTCCTAGCCAACTTCAAATAAAATGATGTATCTTTCATGTATACTATCGAGAAGTATCAATGTTTTATGGACATTTTTGAATTCACATTGTGATTATTATCTTTAGAAAAAAGGTCTTTTCAATATTGAGTGACCTCATAAGCATTAACGTCACTTCACTCAACTTCTTTTAACAATTCTTCAAAATCATCCATATAGTTTGTtgtttttacaattttcatctatattgtcatttttttttataattcggacatttaatcaaacacattGCATGCattatttatctttgttttatttatatacatatacagttGTGAATGTTATGATATGTATAAATAAGAAGTTTCATTTAAAAAAGCATAGTCATGGTAAGAATTAATTATTGAACATTGAAAAACATCAAGATAAACTAACTGGTCTTCCAcaatatatacttacatattTTAACAACATGATTAATAAAATAGTTAATGGAATCTTTCACGACATATTTGGGGCAACTACATtgcataaatatattttaataagatAAAAATTTGAACGCGCAACATAACTCGGTTTGGATGCTAGTAAAGAGTATAAGGATGCGTTTAGTCGttgaaaatgttttttagtttttttttttctttttagaaaatGGAAGgagttttaaactttaaaagacaaatgaaaatttgaaaCGTGTTCAAAATTAGAAAATGATATTATCAAATTCTCTATTAAAAAACATGTTCTACTATACTTGGTTAAGTGTGAGGTTGGGTGAAGTGGGGGCGGGTGACTGAGGGCAAGGCGAGGGCATAGGAGAAAAGCTGAAATAATTTGAGTTTTTTGAaatatagaaaatagaaaatataaagtggaaaataatataaaagtaaaaaatagtGTACTAATTGGGGCCTAAGAATTTTGTACAAATAGCTGGGTTGAGTTTGCCGTAAAACTAAGATTTgttgtttaaataaataataataataactttctCTAAACTCCTAAATTAAATGCAAGATTTCTGTTGTCATGTATAGAAATCCTTGAACTTCTCCACGTACATGTGAGTGAGTTCCGAATAAAAGATCACTTGATATAGTCAAACATCTAGTAAAATCTATAACATATCAGATCAAAATGTGTATTTTAGGTAAGTAAAGCAATCGAAATCGCTTTTGACATATTAGTTTTATCTTAAACAAGATggatacccgcgcgatgcagcgacAATATACTGCGGCGGTGAGCGGAAGTGACAGCGGTTGATTGCAGTAATTTGCATATCAGCGTTAACAAAATTACAGGTTATAAAAGAGAGACAGTGGTTAGAACATGCCTGATTTTAGGGTGGAGAGGGTGTTATGGGAATAAAAATGTCTAAGGgtaaataaggtatttcaaagaaaaataattaataggagggaattttttttattaggtagtatagatacaaaaagaaaagatcttTCACTTAATAcaaaatttctataaaaatacAGCTAAGGTAGATCCAATCATACAATTATGTAAAAAGgttatataatttgattttattgCCTTATATTTACAGCATATCAATCTGATTTTCCCCAACCcattatctatattatcttataataattattactttctctctcataaaagtgttagatggaaaattaccattttaccctttataaattaatttacatcattaatcatttatattctaaattatatctactatcactttacatcaattacatttacacaaattacTTACAGAGTTGCACCCACCATGAACAACACCACAACagccaccgtcaccaccaccaatcatCATCACTACCAAATCGCCGCCGCATCGTGCGAGCCCAACCCATTATTAGAACTTTAGAAGTACGTCTATATTATACCAATTTAACCGACAaactacaaataataaaataattagtcCTACTtatttaaaaagtacattgattattattaaatattttcctAAAAATACTAAGGTAAAAAAAGCCTTTTAACatacctttttatataaaaatactcTGTAGAACTTTAGCTTGCTTAAAAATAtacctttatatatatctataactcttataaaaaagtagttaaccaaactttttaaaaccctcttgcaatctaaaactatattgaaaaaatgtcacataggattttatcctatgtgtcaactccatattttttttcaaaaataaactatatattcagaaaaaaatgaacttatatatatattaattaattaaaaaataaataaatatattgtagaaatctaAAATCTTTTCATTAGATAAATTGATATCttttctttaactaaaaaatcacgtctatacctaatgatatttcattatttttttttattcaacattacataaagttcttttcatttttttcttatgatgattatatggaaattttcaaaactatatgaatatacaaaaataaaacaaattaagtgtaaaaaatagatttaattagttaaaagataatatcgaaactcataaatcttaacattatattaactacatcttgaatatatgttccaaatttaaactttttgttttaataaacaatatcctcttctaagtataaaaactaccttggtgtatacgttcttctttgccaatagccggtaagtacaaataagatgggttttatggtaaatgtccaactaattaatacactttaataaaaacccttagggtttcgtttaacaaaacccaaaaaaaaattgagtcatataaattcaagtaattgtaaatcacCCGGAGTCCGAGACCTATCCCACCCTTAAACCAATTTCTAcatcctaattttctttttctttctcttttggaacgacacattctacctcttctggattagtcaattagattaaacaaaaattaaaactaccatggtgttgataatccatttctaaaaatcacagcaacaccttcaaatgaatataactgttttactttttggatgttaagaagaacattcaacacataagacatagtcaaattatcctctttgaattatatattcagccaattgtaattttccatgtgacttttaacttttttggagagAAATGTCATGGAATTATCACTCTACATTAAGGATCAAATtgtatgtctttgagttctgttgtaacaagacgactacatgatacatgttttaaatgtagatcatttagtggcaacaaaaggcaaattactagaattactcgaagaaaaacatattactaaattcttaatgataatttaaaatatagcttaatagcttaagtccttctatctctttaagttcatattttgtcaagcttttggctgaatctatttctgttcaaccatatgtttatatgttactaaactatttatatagttcacatcacGTAATTCTAATGAAATACTATGTTCGCTTtcgtttcttcatatataaagtgtattatatagttttttatacagctcgcgcatcgcgcgggtcaaaaacctagtatatatatatatattaagtcttttacccgcacgatgtgcgactattaaaaaatataattgaattCGATATTGGTAAAGCTTACAATGTAGACGTCAATCatgattaattatttgttttttttatttgttttttttttatagatttattAGTATAATGCTAATGTATTGgttatcttgtttttctttaatttagtAGTATAATGCTAatgtattgtttatttgttaatatatgaataaaaattatatatctaaggtatgtttgacaaaaataGTTGTAGCTtgtatttatgatttttattttagctttaagttgtagcttttaagCAAAGTTGTTAGctataaactttattttttagaGGTCTTTGGTACGATAGTTTTAGCTGCAACTTTAAGAGGTTTATATGtggttttaataattaaacactTCATCTAAACAAAAAACTTCTTTACCATTACTTCAAATGTCGTTTCATTTTggtgttttttctttaaaataaaaactaaagttggttgtatctaaacaaaacttttaGCATAAGTAGagttatataaacatataattaataattaatctttatactaaataaaagataattatttttcaaaagtatttttagaaaaattgtgatGTGCAGTCtacattttttcttaaaagctctttattttaattataatgtcataaataatttacaatatttttaattaaaaataactcactaaatacttatttaaagttactaatcttttattacaaacaaagaaatttttttaataattattatgtcattcaattcatcatctccatatagatttataactaataacaaaattacatgcatattttatagttttataatttattaaaacgCATGGGTTAAACCCGGATAAATTCGCTAGTTACATTATAGAAAACAATCCTATAGTTGCgctttttttatgaattataaAAGTATTATATTAAGTTTAGTCTAACTGGTTAGAGGCACTCCCgattttacccaaggtcttgagttcgatccttagggatgacaaaaccTTGGGGTTTTCAGTTTGAATACTTGTAATGGCTCATGGTAATGTATTTAATAATCGAATTTATAAAAAGGTTCAAatgagaaccatttgaattggaagaaccatgagaaccttttaattataacttgttGTTCATATCTGAATCGtctatgtgaacaaattcatgcaCATATGAACATGTCAAGATATAACTAATATTACCTATGTTCATATACGAATGGTTCTCAAATGAATCTACGTGaacgaatatgttcacatatacctatcacatatgaacaacaagttataatatagtagttctcatggttcttctaATTTAAATGGTTCTTAATTGAaccttaccatatatatatatatatatatacatatataaacactttataatttattaaaattttatttaatcaattaGTAAAAAAATTAGGTCCTTTTctcaatatattaaatttaatataagcTCAATCTAGTACAAATTCAGGCTATCATGTGatgaaaatactaaaaaaatctaacaataactaaaaagaaattgaatatatataatattgatatgaaataagttagttttatttaaCTATCGAACAAATATATCGTATCCAATAGAAAATGGAAAGCTTGTAAatttaagattatatatatgtctaaaatATCATTACACAAAAATAGTTTAATAGTTTATAATCCATATGGATACAAAATATCTAAAttctaaaatatgaaataatatgatattatatcCCTTAAAATAATACGAGCAATAGTattcgcgcaatgcggcggtaagATAGTGGAAGTGATaagtcataagaggtgataagtgatagagtgtgatagccaaatgctttagctGTACGGGTTCTGTACCCGGATTTAAatattcgtcgaaagtatatcgaatgacatatataatgaaagagctttgagataaaagattttgaataaattagatgaataaactgatttatgaaggagagagaaaaaaaatgagtggttgagctTTGATaaaagaggaaaaaaatgagtggttgagatttaagagtattataggtatgttaggtagagatgtttaaattaatgaataaaaaaaaatggtaatttaggtagttcaaatcatcttttgagtttttaaaaaaggacaaaatgatttataagataatatagatatcataattataataaataagttaataaatttgttgcaataaataataaataagaataaatacaaaaatatattgttgCCATCTCATCCAACGCTGTTTTTTTGTACTGGAGTATTATTTATACAAGAGAAAGAGATTGATAAGGACAGGGAGACTGTAAAGCGATTTTACACTCTCATCTCCATTCACAACAATTAAAACACTCGCACATTCATTCATATAATCCTAAAATCCTtatcatatatgtttttgtcattcatatatatttgtattgtatACTACTTTTACTAAACCCCAAATCACTCCCCAGCTAGCTCAAATACATACAATGGTTTATTAGCAACCAAAAGcattatctatctatctatctatctatctatatatatatatatatatacaatgtttCGTTTCAGGGCATTAAACGACACCGTTTCGATTCTAGTTTTGTTACTTTTGTCATTCCCATTATTATCATTGGGTATTCGATATTtcccaaataataataatgagatAAATTCAAGATCAGGATCTTCTTCTGGTGATATTCTTCTATACAGATATACTGAAGCGCCGGAATACCGTAACGGGGTAGGCTGCACACGTAACACCATCCACGTGGCAATGACGATTGATTTAGAATATCTACGTGGCTCAATCGCAGCAGTACATTCAGTCCTCCGTCACGCTTCTTGTCCTGAGAATGTGTTTTTTCACTTTATAGCCGCTGAGTTCGACCCGGCTAGTCCACGTGACTTGACCCGATTAGTGAGATCCACTTTCActtctttaaattttaaagtatatattttccGTGAAGATActgttattaatttaatatcgTCTTCAATTCGGGTCGCATTGGAAAACCCGTTAAATTATGCTAGAAACTATCTGGGTGATATACTTGACCCCAATGTGGATCGGGTCATATACCTGGATTCAGATGTTATACTTGTTGATGATATACAAAACTTGTGGAACATAACATTGAAGAAAAACCGGGTAATCGGAGCTCCGGAATATTGTCACACAAATTTCACAAATTATTTCACAGATGTTTTTTGGTCGGACAAGGTTATGTCGTACCAGGTGTCACAAAAGAAACCGTGTTATTTCAATACGGGTGTAATGGTAATGGATATGGTGTTATGGAGAAAAGGAAATTACCGGGTCAAGATAGAGAAATGGATGGAGCTCCAAAGGAAGAAACGGATCTATGAGCTGGGGTCATTGCCACCTTTTTTGTTGGTATTTGGTGGGGAGATTGAACCGATTGATCATAAATGGAACCAACATGGCTTAGGTGGAGATAATGTGAAAGGAAGTTGTAGGAGTTTGCATTCGGGTCGGGTCAGTTTATTGCATTGGAGTGGGAAAGGGAAACCATGGGTTAGACTTGATGAGAAGAGGCCTTGTCCGTTGGATCATTTATGGGAGCCTTATGATTTGTACAAAGGACGAATGTCAACCGTTGATGGATATGGgacttattttatttgattatatttagttttttttgtttctattaGTATTACTTTTTAGTGTTATTGAGtaataaatttaagaaaaagaaaaaaaaaaagaattgtaaaagttttgtttttttggggGGTTGTATGGTTATGGTTTCTAGGGGCATTGTTTGATTCAGAGATACTTTATGACAGCTGTGTACAGAAAGAAATTTGtagttttgattttaattggtcATTGGTTGGATGAGTACAAGGGCATTTACATCATCATTTCATTGTCTATTaatttagtatttattttttgttatggttaattttaattaagttttggGTTGTTGATACCTTACTTATAGATGATTGATTATCATGAGTTAGTTATAGAGAAAAATATAGAGTAGTTATAAATCAAAAGACTTTAATTATAAGTTTTGGATAGATAACAGTAGATAATGAAATGATCAAATTTTAATTGGATAGTacaacttttaattttgttgtGGATAATGTGGTTAATTTCAATATTCAATGTTCTTAAGGTTTGGATTGATTAGATGTGAGAGGTGACTTGCATAGAACaataattaatttgttaattacAAAGAAATTTGCTTTAACAAATTTAGACTTACATGacaataaaatacaaaaactcaaaaagagGTACTTAAGATAATGATTACTAAATTTGTCTGAAaatgatttgtttttatatgCAAGCTAATTGTTGTTATACACGATAGCACAAATTATCTCCTATTGATAAATTGACTGATTAAATAACAGATGAACTCTTTAGTTGGTTAACAGATGAACTCTTTAGTTGGTTAACTTATACACAATAATTGAAAGCTTAATGGCAATTTAAGGGCAAAAGTTTATGTTACTAATTACCCATTAATTCCGTATTCATTGGCTTTGGAGATACCCATCATCATCAGTGACTCAATATAATAATGTGGTCTGTTAATACTCGTGATATTATAATGCTTTATCGCGGTCATCACCTGAGAAGCAAAACATTAAAATGTCTTTAGGATTTCAAGAGGGTCGTCTTCTGCTATATATAGATACCTTTAGGATTTCAAATTTAAGTTTGTACTATGAGGATCATCTTCAAAGCGAAATGTCTTAATTAAAGAGTTCTTAaagttttagaaaaatcttttattcCAAGTCTATTGGATAAACATGTTGTATGTGTATGTCTATAAGTCTATTTGCTTTTCTGTTTATAGATTTTGTATGTCTATATacacatattgtttttatttttcttatcatCGTACAATAtgccataaatatttttataatggtTTTTAAGTGAGAATACCTTAAAAATGAGAACACGGTGAGAAACACttcaaaacatcattttgaagcattaatagttcataaaattaacataatgtataataaattatcattatttaagtgtttaaacaacatattgatcaatcaaaattgaaaaaatcatgttttttgttttgtgcatccattttgaTTAATATGCATCTAAGATgaatgcaaaaaagaaaaaaaaacatgattttctcgattttgaaagatcaatgtattgttaaacacttatattactataattagttataaattatattcgttttatgaacttttattacatcaaaataaagtttttaaatattttcaactaaaaaataTACTCATTTGATTGGCCCTTGGCATTCTTATATCCACAAACATAAATAGATAGTTGTAATTTGTCACACatgcatttttgtatgttttttttaatcaactttttTATCCTCGTATGGAGATCGAAATTCCACCACTTTATATGTCTTCGACAACATTTGGTATTgttgttgtatacttgtatacaTTATCAAATAAAAAGGACAACATGGTAAACACAAGTGATACGTTCGTCATCATAGTCTGGTTTCAAAAGTGTACGCTTTTGATTAATTTTGAATCCTATGTAAAATGAAATGCAGTTAACATCTTTATAATCGATTTAGCGAATCAAAGTTTAAAGCTATGTTTGAACGGTTTCTTATTCATTAAGTTTTGAAACTCACATCAAATCAAAGTGTTCACATCTTTAAAATTTGCTTTTGTTCATCGAATCATCGGACAAAAGAATACTTATATACTTATCATTTTATAAGATAGCAATGAAGGTGGATACAATAAAAGCAAAGGCATGAATaaaggggttttgctttaacgTACTTGCATTGTTGTGATGCTAAACTTGTGCTTTCGAAAATtgaatctttttaattaatgtacatTAACTTCAAGAAGCATCACCATTAAATTTGAAGCCTTCAACTAGAAGCTACTGCCCTCTTTATGAATCTAATCCACCTAGTTTTAAATTAACTCATCAATGCTTGAATATACTACTAAAAGTTCAACATATTTAATAATACTTGCGAATTTAGTTGGCTTTGTTTACATGTTTTTCTTCCTCAataagaacaataataatagtaacaaaATTGATACCAACAAATCTATTTCTATAGAGGTCAACGAGTTTTTGTTCAAGTGGTTTGTGAGAGACGGGAGGCGCCTATTTAAGGTTCTGAGTTTAAATAACATAAGACTATGAGGAGCAAAGCTTCCCTTTAAAATTTTGGGACATCTCACGACACATGGCAATACAATCAGCAAAGGGTTTTCCTTAGTTTTTGTGGGAGCAAGGCTTCCCTTTAGACTTCTCATAGGAACCcacaatttaattatttatatactattaattaaataaatgagaaaaaataaaagaaagtggAAGAGTGTCAGGTGGGGATCACAAAAAATATAGTAGAAGAAACGTCTAAAAAGGGAAGCTTTCCATCATTTCGTTATCCTAGAAGCCTTTTGGGGCAATGTTCCAGGCTTTTGAGGGCTTTCCAGAGGTGAAAAGTAGAAAATGAGCGCCTTGCTCCTTATAGTCTAAaggtataattattattttagaaaaaaaaaactaactattAACAACAAACTATTTgggattaataaaaaaaattaatccaaATATGCGGAGTACCAATTATTTGGCCCATTTTCTCTTATTTCATATATTTGAGCCCAAAAATTGACTCAGAGTCTTGTACTCTCATAGATGTCTCTACACTTTCACACTCTTTCTAAAAAAATGAGAGTGAAAAATTGATGAAACTTAATTGGGCAGTAAATTTCTTATCTCTGTTTCCTTATAGTCCTTTTTAATATGATATAGCTGATGAAACTTTATTATCGTAGTAAGATCAATTGATGACAAAGTCTTTCATGCCAAGATCTTTAACTACACATAGAGCCAAGAGGCTTCACAACAAGTTAGAGCTATGACAGCATATCTAAATCCATGGATGATCTAAATACAACCGATTATTTCTTAGATCTCGAAAAATATTAGGAGAATCTCCAAGCAATATACATTTTAACCTAGTAGTTCATCTTCTCGACATATGGCAACTAGTCCAATATGAATCATAATAATCGGTCAATAAAAAATCTTGACCATTAGTAGGAGTAACACCGAAACAAATCCTTAGCAAGTTGTATGTAAAGTATACATGTCGGTAATTGTATAATAGATATAGAATAGACTATATATACTACTAGATGaggtttaaaaattacaattagcCTTCTATCATTCTATGGGGTTCAATATATGTTAAGGTCAATATGCATTAAAGATCAGATATAGTTCCATAGGCCGATTATATGGTATACGTATTGTATTGCATTGCATAATCTTTGAGTCGAGAAGGTTGCATATTTTCTTGGTGAGACGAAAAATCTGATTGTGTTCATCTCCAAGTACTTCCAATTTCCAAACAAAGAAAGTAGCCTAACTCACCTAGTTATATAATATGAACATGACAACTTAACCGAGTTGGAATGAATCGAGCCTCATTATTTCTAGTTATGATCAGTGAATTATTCCACCTAAATCAGAATACCTATGAATTGATGAAAAAATGCTTCTTGTTGGGTTAACAAATAGAGTAATAGTCTGGCTGATGTGGGCAAAAGACTACATTGGATACTTACCTAATGTCATATACAATATTTCGAATAATAAAAGTGATTCATGTACAATTCATTCATACTCTATCTGTAAGATAATCAAACTGACCCATTACTATTTTATAAGATATGCATTGTTTAATTTACTGAAAGAATGAAAGTCAAGTTGTTAATATTAAAATCATtccatcaaatatatatatatttttttaaagttatgtaTAAGGTCATCCCATCCCATCCCAATGGAATCATAGGCGTTCATTTTACATTATGTACAATGTAAAAGCCATAATATACTACAATTGACTCTAATCACGTTTATACATATCCGAGTTTAATACAAACGAGAGGAAGTATTCA includes these proteins:
- the LOC122578261 gene encoding probable galacturonosyltransferase-like 9, coding for MFRFRALNDTVSILVLLLLSFPLLSLGIRYFPNNNNEINSRSGSSSGDILLYRYTEAPEYRNGVGCTRNTIHVAMTIDLEYLRGSIAAVHSVLRHASCPENVFFHFIAAEFDPASPRDLTRLVRSTFTSLNFKVYIFREDTVINLISSSIRVALENPLNYARNYLGDILDPNVDRVIYLDSDVILVDDIQNLWNITLKKNRVIGAPEYCHTNFTNYFTDVFWSDKVMSYQVSQKKPCYFNTGVMVMDMVLWRKGNYRVKIEKWMELQRKKRIYELGSLPPFLLVFGGEIEPIDHKWNQHGLGGDNVKGSCRSLHSGRVSLLHWSGKGKPWVRLDEKRPCPLDHLWEPYDLYKGRMSTVDGYGTYFI